A window of Synergistaceae bacterium genomic DNA:
GTTCGAGATAATTTTTTAATAATAAATAAGTCCCTGCTGTAGTTATTGCCATATTAGAGCTTAAATAGCAAATTTTCTCGTTGTATTCTTTTTGCGGCCATATTTGATTGCATACACTATCGCCCAAATATACAACAGGGCAGCCTGAATTTTTCTCGGCCTTATTAATCACGTAAAATACTTCTCCTGCAAGTTTAGTTATATTTGCCCCCGTTAATGTCATAATAATAAAAACACTTGCAATAGACAACGCAAAAATTAATACAGCTACAGCAACTTTTTTTATGAATAGAGTCATTTAGGCCGCCCTCCTAAAACTGGAAATAAATAAAGCTGGTATTACTTACTGCAGAAATTGTATATACAAAGAATATAAACACGATAAATAAATCATATATAATCCAGCGAGTAAATAATTTCAGTGATGATACTTTATTGATAATGTCAAATTTCAGCGAGAAAAAGTCATACAACGCGAGAATAAATATAAGAATTATAATAAGAAACAGCTTTCTGTTTGACGGTCCTACTCCAGTAATTAAGAAAGAAGCCGGCTTTAATATCCCGTTAAACATGTGAGTAAATATATAAATTGCATCGTTGAAATTCTCAGCCCGGAAAAATACCCATGCCAGACTCACAAATATAAACGTGATAATTACTCGAATAAGCCATTTTATGCCGCTTAAATCTTTAGGACGTGAGAAAAAATTTTCTATTACCTGCGCAAGACCGTGAATAAAGCCCCAGATTACAAATGTCCAGTTAGCTCCGTGCCAGAGTCCTGAAATTATAAACGTGATTAATAAATTTATACAGTGCCGGAATTTATTGACTCTATTGCCGCCCAGTGGAATATATAAATAATCTCTAAACCATGTAGATAATGAAATATGCCACCTGCTCCAGAATTCTTTAATGCTTGCTGAAAAATAGGGGCTCTTGAAATTTTCCATTAAGTTAATGCCCATCATCTTAGCACAGCCCCTCGCAATGTCAGAATATCCGGAAAAATCGCAGTAAATCTGAATCGTAAAGAAAAATATCGCCAGCCATAAATCAAAAGAAGTAGCTCCCGAAAGATTACTATATATCTCGTCAACGTATCGCGATAATACATCAGCAATCGCTAATTTCTTAAAGAATCCCCATGTCATTAATTTAATGCCGTATGTAGCCTGTTCGTAATTAAAGACGTGTTTTGCTTTTATCTGAGGCAGTAAATTATTTGTGCGTTCAATAGGGCCTGCTACTAATTGCGGAAAGAATGAAATAAAAGCCGCGTAGATTCCCAAATTTTTTTCCGGTTCAGTATCTCCCCTGTATACGTCAATTACATAGCCCAGAGTCTGAAATGTGTAGAACGAGATTCCGACTGGTAATAATAAATTTAGTGTAGCCGGGTGCAATTTTATAGCAAATAGGCTCATGAGACTCGCAAAACTTTCAAGCGCGAAATTATAATACTTGAATACAAATAATACTCCTAAACAAGCAATTAACGTGAATGCTAGAATAAATTTTTTTGCTGAATTATTTTCTCTGTAACGTTCGATTAACAGCGCGGCCAAGTATGAAATTATAGTTGTGAATAAAATTAATACGACATATTTTACATTCCAGCTCATATAAAAATAATAGCTTGATACAAGAATTACAGGCCACCGGAATTTTTCAGGCAATCCCCAGTAAATAGCAAATACAACAGGGAAGAATATAGCATATTGCCACGAGTTAAATAACACTCATGACACCCCCTGACTTATAACAGGAAGAATTACAAGAAATTTTTTGCTGCGTGAATAATATTAATAAATATTGGTCAAATCTTAAAAATGGGCAGAGTCGTGCCGTGAGACGTGAGACGTGAGACGTGAGACGTGAGACGTGAGACCAAGTATACAAACTCATTTTATAGTTGTCAAGCTCCTTTACGAAAAATTTTTGTCTGATTCTATCATTTATTTTGCGTTAAAAGAATACCCCTCACGCCTCGTAAAATTAATTAATATGCTCCCTTGCTCGATAAAACTATTAAAGGTGTCTTGAATAATATCGCAATGTCAAGCCATATTGACCAGTTATGAACGTAATATAAATTCATTCCTTTACGCATTTCAACGTCTAATTCACTCCGTCCGCTGACCTGCCACA
This region includes:
- a CDS encoding MBOAT family protein; the protein is MLFNSWQYAIFFPVVFAIYWGLPEKFRWPVILVSSYYFYMSWNVKYVVLILFTTIISYLAALLIERYRENNSAKKFILAFTLIACLGVLFVFKYYNFALESFASLMSLFAIKLHPATLNLLLPVGISFYTFQTLGYVIDVYRGDTEPEKNLGIYAAFISFFPQLVAGPIERTNNLLPQIKAKHVFNYEQATYGIKLMTWGFFKKLAIADVLSRYVDEIYSNLSGATSFDLWLAIFFFTIQIYCDFSGYSDIARGCAKMMGINLMENFKSPYFSASIKEFWSRWHISLSTWFRDYLYIPLGGNRVNKFRHCINLLITFIISGLWHGANWTFVIWGFIHGLAQVIENFFSRPKDLSGIKWLIRVIITFIFVSLAWVFFRAENFNDAIYIFTHMFNGILKPASFLITGVGPSNRKLFLIIILIFILALYDFFSLKFDIINKVSSLKLFTRWIIYDLFIVFIFFVYTISAVSNTSFIYFQF